The Anopheles coluzzii chromosome 2, AcolN3, whole genome shotgun sequence genome window below encodes:
- the LOC120948419 gene encoding protein pygopus, with amino-acid sequence MTHNLGMASYRLPGPGLCPPDFKSPSESPQLPISAPSNPKKRRKTSNVVNSNAVTSQPTPTPSPQDLLPPPPTGYGDTIVASNPFDDTPPPTPASHMGHMGHPHGGPGHGPGPGMMGHLGGGAMGHGGPMGPMNHMGGPMHGGPGHHMGPGPMGGHPHGPPHGGPMGGGMGPHGMGPHGMGPHHGPGHGSPHPGMGPGGPPHGPPGMVSGPGGPGGPPQGPPMRGMSPMGMGSPMGHHHPGMHLNSGMGQMGGMPHGMQRGGMSPMGGPGAQMGGLSPMGGAMNQSMSPMGPMGGMSPMSQQQQQQQQQQQQMNSKSVGSPLSAGNIGSPMNSLPGMGSPHAGGGPGGGGGGGGGGAGGGGGMLGSPMNTSGGHLNNGPMGPPMNSPLGNGPPNHVPLGPNSAGHSQTPQPVSAANVTVGGQTSPNVAMSGGPGGMNSSNSRMNLPNGAMTNQQSGNLNQLPHQLGPMGANQQQQQQQGGGGGGPQQNSSQGPSNQQPGGGGGQQGPGSQGPPGSQGPAGQQSQPLQPHPPPHGGQHQQMPLPQQSPHAQHNPGGPGSGGPGGPAGQQQMSPMMGPGGGGGGPPMGNSMGGPMGGGMMGGPGGPANSMGGGGGGGGGGMNHHPHHHHHHHHAGNHQGGNPHMGSGMGGANNMHHHMGGGGGGGAGGGGGGGGGLMPPHGNLPPGVAPHRPPMHGGMGGGGMGPGGMMGGPPMGGPMGGHMGGGGMVGGGGMVGGSPMQSPHMMGGGGGGGPGGGPMGGGGPMGGPMGGLGPPGNGPNGPNHHHHMGMFGPKPMPVTSGKLYPPDQSKVFNPQNPNAPPIYPCGGCHKEVHDNDQGILCESGCNFWFHRTCSGLTEAAFNLIHAEVYAEWCCDKCLNSKNIPLVKFKP; translated from the exons ATGACACACAACCTGGGCATGGCGTCGTACCGGCTACCAGGACCCGGACTCTGTCCGCCAGATTTCAAATCGCCCTCGGAATCGCCGCAGCTCCCGATATCCGCCCCGAGCAATCCGAAGAAGCGAAGGAAAACGTCGAACGTGGTAAACTCGAACGCGGTAACGTCGCAGCCGACGCCGACCCCGTCCCCCCAGGACCTGCTACCACCGCCCCCGACCGGGTACGGCGACACGATAGTGGCCTCGAACCCGTTCGATGATACGCCACCGCCAACGCCTGCCTCGCACATGGGCCACATGGGCCATCCACACGGCGGCCCCGGCCACGGGCCGGGCCCGGGCATGATGGGTCACCTCGGGGGCGGTGCGATGGGCCACGGTGGCCCGATGGGCCCGATGAACCATATGGGTGGGCCGATGCACGGAGGCCCCGGTCACCATATGGGCCCGGGGCCGATGGGTGGTCATCCGCACGGGCCACCGCACGGCGGACCGATGGGTGGCGGCATGGGCCCGCACGGCATGGGTCCGCACGGGATGGGGCCGCACCATGGGCCGGGCCATGGGTCGCCGCATCCGGGCATGGGCCCGGGCGGGCCGCCGCACGGCCCGCCGGGCATGGTGAGCGGGCCGGGAGGACCGGGCGGACCACCGCAGGGACCGCCGATGCGGGGCATGAGCCCGATGGGCATGGGCAGCCCGATGGGCCACCACCATCCCGGCATGCACCTGAACTCGGGCATGGGCCAGATGGGCGGCATGCCGCACGGGATGCAGCGCGGCGGCATGAGCCCGATGGGCGGACCGGGCGCGCAGATGGGTGGCCTTAGTCCGATGGGTGGTGCCATGAACCAGAGCATGTCGCCGATGGGTCCGATGGGAGGCATGTCCCCGAtgagccagcagcagcaacagcagcagcagcagcagcaacagatgAACAGCAAATCGGTGGGAAGTCCGCTGAGTGCCGGCAACATTGGCAGCCCGATGAACTCGTTGCCGGGGATGGGTTCGCCCCATGCCGGCGGGGGCCCGggaggcggtggcggcggtggaggaggaggagcaggtgGCGGTGGCGGAATGCTGGGCAGTCCGATGAACACGAGCGGGGGCCACCTGAACAACGGCCCAATGGGTCCGCCGATGAACAGCCCGCTCGGGAACGGCCCGCCGAACCATGTGCCACTCGGGCCGAACTCGGCCGGACACAGCCAAACGCCGCAGCCGGTGTCCGCCGCGAACGTGACCGTCGGCGGCCAGACGTCACCGAACGTGGCGATGAGCGGTGGACCGGGCGGCATGAACAGTAGCAACAGTAGGATGAACCTACCGAACGGTGCAATGACAAATCAGCAATCAGGGAACTTAAATCAATTACCTCATCAACTCGGACCCATGGGTgcgaaccagcagcagcagcagcagcagggcggtggcggcggtggcccGCAGCAGAACAGTAGTCAAGGGCCTAGTAATCAGCAgcccggtggcggcggcggccagcAAGGGCCGGGGTCTCAGGGACCGCCGGGCAGCCAGGGACCGGCCGGGCAACAGTCACAACCGCTACAGCCTCATCCGCCGCCGCACGGTGGCCAGCATCAGCAGATGCCGCTGCCCCAGCAGTCACCTCACGCTCAACACAACCCGGGTGGCCCGGGCAGCGGCGGTCCCGGCGGCCCGGccgggcagcagcagatgaGCCCCATGATGGgtccgggtggtggtggtggcggacCACCGATGGGTAACAGCATGGGCGGCCCGATGGGTGGCGGCATGATGGGCGGTCCCGGCGGTCCGGCCAACTCGatgggaggaggagggggaggcggcggcggcggcatgAATCATCATccgcaccatcaccatcatcatcatcacgcgGGCAATCATCAGGGAGGCAATCCGCACATGGGTTCCGGCATGGGCGGTGCGAACAATATGCACCATCACATGGGTGGCGGCGGAGGTGgcggagcaggaggaggaggaggcggtggcggcggcttAATGCCACCGCACGGGAACCTGCCGCCGGGCGTAGCGCCCCACAGGCCCCCGATGCACGGTGGAATGGGCGGCGGTGGCATGGGCCCGGGCGGCATGATGGGCGGACCGCCGATGGGTGGTCCGATGGGTGGCCATATGGGAGGTGGAGGAATGGTGGGCGGCGGCGGAATGGTCGGTGGCAGTCCGATGCAGTCGCCCCACATGATggggggcggcggcggcggcggcccggGCGGTGGACCGATGGGTGGCGGCGGACCGATGGGCGGACCGATGGGCGGACTGGGACCGCCGGGCAATGGGCCGAACGGGCcgaaccatcaccaccacatGGGCATGTTCGGTCCGAAGCCGATGCCCGTCACCTCCGGCAAGCTGTACCCGCCCGACCAGTCGAAAGTGTTCAACCCGCAGAACCCGAACGCCCCGCCAATCTACCCCTGCGGAGGATGCCATAAGGAGGTGCATGACAACGACCAGGGCATCCTGTGCGAATCTGGATGTAACTTTTGGTTTCATCG gacGTGCAGCGGACTGACGGAGGCGGCCTTCAACCTAATACACGCGGAAGTGTACGCCGAATGGTGCTGCGACAAGTGTCTCAACTCCAAAAACATACCACTGGTGAAGTTCAAACCGTAG
- the LOC120948417 gene encoding tubulin polyglutamylase TTLL13-like isoform X1, translating into MINRSSQSKPKPIVQKKSTARSSDDGSEDSNEDTSSGTAESGTSSDSESEMDTTETSFSSKSATECGNTGGGNGPSCKGQLQGQQGLLRMNNRNYAVYCGGEADTKNSKHFCNHHHHHHHHHGDEESKKEVNCCRSAALDQNARLVHRLKKAKKTLPISICILNCRYDIITRVCKRLGYRLVGESDLWNVCWTDSFVGVDFCRDMRRFQKVNHFPGMFEICRKDLLARNLNRMLKLFPLDYQIFPKTWCFPADLGDAVAYSRTHRSKTFILKPDQGSQGKGIFLTKNLKEINPKDRMICQVYITKPLLIDGYKFDLRVYTLITSTDPLRIFVYNEGLARFATNKYKEPCVTNASNTFMHLTNYSVNKYSRTFSNDDEAGSKRRFSTLNRILTSEGYDIAELWSNIDDVIVKTVMSAWPMLKHTYTASFPTHDIIQACFEVLGFDILIDHKLKPYVLEVNHSPSFHTDEAIDKEIKEALITDTFIMLNLNGEVKKRVLEEDKRRIQNRLLQRLRDYSKQTASKDQQQQQQQQQGQQGQQGGQQQQAQQQQRDANDPDDDGYGEEGMGPWAEQINWEETHLGGYRRILPAPGDPNRYLQFFIAQSQASVYNETAASKRREECAKQQRIELEERFRLNQAILHKHNPKLQKGGGLGAGEDAAGGNGAGGGGAGGVGAGKKKLRKRKVAKVAKKHDEFMPDQIADYEERERMALLGQRDFLIRTCGLVQSIYINFHRNKLLTDSDRRKYKETYAKLITNEHLPQSESSPQSNHTFSTIHSTSTVAGSTSTGGYHGYGGVTAGSNNNNSNTTTCLPSLGTAQQQQQQQQHSSGSSSSTNQLQKLQIKSLVAINDVTSWMQCTEVPVQSRPPLPYLLATQPTNYRSTKSTMARQVTNVVKRHSMESRQYYTSDKLI; encoded by the exons ATGATCAACCGTAGCAGCCAGAGCAAACCGAAGCCGATCGTGCAGAAGAAGAGCACCGCCAGAAGCAGCGACGATGGCAGCGAGGACTCGAACGAGGACACCTCGTCCGGTACGGCCGAGTCGGGCACCAGCTCGGACTCGGAGTCGGAGATGGACACTACCGAGACGTCCTTCTCGTCGAAGAGTGCTACCGAGTGTGGCAACACCGGTGGTGGCAATGGCCCGTCCTGCAAGGGCCAGCTCCAGGGCCAGCAGGGGCTGCTGCGGATGAACAATCGCAACTACGCGGTGTACTGCGGCGGCGAAGCGGATACGAAAAATTCCAAACACTTTTGcaatcatcaccaccatcaccatcatcatcacggcGATGAGGAGAGCAAGAAGGAAGTGAA CTGTTGTAGAAGTGCTGCTCTCGACCAAAATGCGCGCCTTGTACATAGGCTCAAGAAAGCGAAGAAAAC ACTACCGATCAGTATTTGTATACTAAACTGCCGCTACGACATTATCACGCGCGTGTGCAAACGACTCGGCTATCGGCTGGTCGGCGAGTCCGACCTGTGGAACGTCTGCTGGACGGATTCGTTCGTGGGCGTCGACTTCTGCCGCGACATGCGACGGTTCCAGAAGGTGAACCACTTCCCCGGGATGTTCGAGATCTGCCGCAAGGATCTGCTGGCCCGCAATCTGAACCGGATGCTGAAGCTGTTCCCGCTGGACTATCAGATCTTCCCCAAAACGTGGTGCTTTCCGGCCGA CTTGGGTGATGCCGTCGCTTACAGCCGAACGCATCGCAGCAAAACGTTTATACTCAAACCGGACCAGGGTTCGCAGGGGAAGGGCATCTTTCTGACGAAAAACCTGAAGGAGATCAATCCGAAGGATCGCATGATCTGCCAGGTGTACATCACGAAACCGCTGCTGATCGACGGGTACAAGTTTGATCTGCGCGTCTACACGCTGATCACCTCGACGGATCCGCTGCGCATTTTTGTCTACAACGAAGGATTGGCTAG ATTTGCCACGAACAAGTACAAGGAACCGTGCGTTACGAACGCGTCCAACACGTTCATGCACCTGACCAACTACTCGGTGAACAAGTACAGCCGGACGTTCTCGAACGACGATGAGGCCGGCTCGAAGCGACGCTTCTCCACGCTCAATCGCATCCTGACCTCGGAAGGCTACGACATTGCCGAGCTGTGGAGCAACATCGACGACGTGATCGTCAAAACGGTGATGAGCGCCTGGCCAATGCTGAAGCACACGTACACTGCCAGCTTTCCCACGCACGACATCATCCAGGCGTGCTTCGAGGTGCTCGGGTTCGACATCCTGATCGATCACAAGCTCAAACCGTACGTGCTGGAGGTGAACCATTCGCCATCGTTCCACACGGACGAGGCGATCGACAAGGAGATTAAGGAGGCCCTCATCACGGACACGTTCATCATGCTCAACCTAAACGGGGAGGTGAAAAAGCGGGTACTGGAGGAGGACAAACGGCGCATCCAGAACCGGCTGCTGCAACGGTTGCGCGATTATTCCAAGCAGACGGCTAGCAaggatcagcagcagcagcagcagcaacagcagggaCAGCAGGGCCAGCAGggagggcagcagcagcaggctcagcagcagcagcgcgacGCGAACGATCCGGACGACGATGGGTACGGCGAGGAGGGGATGGGCCCGTGGGCCGAACAGATCAACTGGGAGGAGACGCATCTGGGCGGGTATCGGCGGATCCTGCCCGCGCCCGGCGACCCCAACCGCTACCTGCAGTTCTTCATCGCCCAGAGCCAGGCGTCGGTGTACAACGAGACGGCGGCCAGCAAGCGCCGGGAGGAGTGTGCCAAGCAGCAGCGCATCGAGCTGGAGGAGCGCTTCCGCCTGAACCAGGCGATCCTGCACAAGCACAATCCGAAGCTGCAGAAGGGCGGCGGGCTGGGTGCGGGCGAGGATGCGGCCGGCGGGAATGGggcgggcggtggtggtgccggcGGGGTCGGGGCGGGCAAGAAGAAGCTCCGCAAGCGCAAGGTCGCGAAGGTGGCGAAAAAGCACGACGAGTTCATGCCGGACCAGATCGCGGACTACGAGGAGCGGGAACGGATGGCGCTGCTGGGGCAGCGCGATTTTCTCATACGCACCTGCGGGCTAGTACAGAGC ATATACATCAACTTTCACCGGAACAAGCTGCTCACGGATTCGGACCGACGCAAGTATAAGGAAACGTACGCGAAGCTGATCACCAACGAGCATCTGCCACAGTCCGAGTCGTCCCCACAGTCCAACCATACGTTTTCGACCATCCACAGTACCAGCACGGTGGCCGGTTCGACGTCAACCGGCGGTTACCATGGCTACGGTGGAGTGACAGCcggtagcaacaacaacaacagcaacaccacaACCTGCCTGCCCAGCCTTGGCActgcacagcaacaacagcagcagcagcagcactcgtccggctcctcctcctccacgaaccagctgcagaagctgcagatCAAAAGCTTGGTCGCGATCAACGACGTCACCTCGTGGATGCAGTGCACGGAGGTGCCGGTACAGAGCCGGCCACCGCTACCGTACCTGCTAGCGACGCAACCGACCAACTACCGCAGCACCAAGTCGACGATGGCCCGCCAGGTAACGAACGTGGTCAAGCGGCACAGCATGGAATCGCGCCAGTACTACACCTCGGACAAGCTCATCTAG
- the LOC120948417 gene encoding tubulin polyglutamylase TTLL13-like isoform X2, whose product MINRSSQSKPKPIVQKKSTARSSDDGSEDSNEDTSSGTAESGTSSDSESEMDTTETSFSSKSATECGNTGGGNGPSCKGQLQGQQGLLRMNNRNYAVYCGGEADTKNSKHFCNHHHHHHHHHGDEESKKEVKLPISICILNCRYDIITRVCKRLGYRLVGESDLWNVCWTDSFVGVDFCRDMRRFQKVNHFPGMFEICRKDLLARNLNRMLKLFPLDYQIFPKTWCFPADLGDAVAYSRTHRSKTFILKPDQGSQGKGIFLTKNLKEINPKDRMICQVYITKPLLIDGYKFDLRVYTLITSTDPLRIFVYNEGLARFATNKYKEPCVTNASNTFMHLTNYSVNKYSRTFSNDDEAGSKRRFSTLNRILTSEGYDIAELWSNIDDVIVKTVMSAWPMLKHTYTASFPTHDIIQACFEVLGFDILIDHKLKPYVLEVNHSPSFHTDEAIDKEIKEALITDTFIMLNLNGEVKKRVLEEDKRRIQNRLLQRLRDYSKQTASKDQQQQQQQQQGQQGQQGGQQQQAQQQQRDANDPDDDGYGEEGMGPWAEQINWEETHLGGYRRILPAPGDPNRYLQFFIAQSQASVYNETAASKRREECAKQQRIELEERFRLNQAILHKHNPKLQKGGGLGAGEDAAGGNGAGGGGAGGVGAGKKKLRKRKVAKVAKKHDEFMPDQIADYEERERMALLGQRDFLIRTCGLVQSIYINFHRNKLLTDSDRRKYKETYAKLITNEHLPQSESSPQSNHTFSTIHSTSTVAGSTSTGGYHGYGGVTAGSNNNNSNTTTCLPSLGTAQQQQQQQQHSSGSSSSTNQLQKLQIKSLVAINDVTSWMQCTEVPVQSRPPLPYLLATQPTNYRSTKSTMARQVTNVVKRHSMESRQYYTSDKLI is encoded by the exons ATGATCAACCGTAGCAGCCAGAGCAAACCGAAGCCGATCGTGCAGAAGAAGAGCACCGCCAGAAGCAGCGACGATGGCAGCGAGGACTCGAACGAGGACACCTCGTCCGGTACGGCCGAGTCGGGCACCAGCTCGGACTCGGAGTCGGAGATGGACACTACCGAGACGTCCTTCTCGTCGAAGAGTGCTACCGAGTGTGGCAACACCGGTGGTGGCAATGGCCCGTCCTGCAAGGGCCAGCTCCAGGGCCAGCAGGGGCTGCTGCGGATGAACAATCGCAACTACGCGGTGTACTGCGGCGGCGAAGCGGATACGAAAAATTCCAAACACTTTTGcaatcatcaccaccatcaccatcatcatcacggcGATGAGGAGAGCAAGAAGGAAGTGAA ACTACCGATCAGTATTTGTATACTAAACTGCCGCTACGACATTATCACGCGCGTGTGCAAACGACTCGGCTATCGGCTGGTCGGCGAGTCCGACCTGTGGAACGTCTGCTGGACGGATTCGTTCGTGGGCGTCGACTTCTGCCGCGACATGCGACGGTTCCAGAAGGTGAACCACTTCCCCGGGATGTTCGAGATCTGCCGCAAGGATCTGCTGGCCCGCAATCTGAACCGGATGCTGAAGCTGTTCCCGCTGGACTATCAGATCTTCCCCAAAACGTGGTGCTTTCCGGCCGA CTTGGGTGATGCCGTCGCTTACAGCCGAACGCATCGCAGCAAAACGTTTATACTCAAACCGGACCAGGGTTCGCAGGGGAAGGGCATCTTTCTGACGAAAAACCTGAAGGAGATCAATCCGAAGGATCGCATGATCTGCCAGGTGTACATCACGAAACCGCTGCTGATCGACGGGTACAAGTTTGATCTGCGCGTCTACACGCTGATCACCTCGACGGATCCGCTGCGCATTTTTGTCTACAACGAAGGATTGGCTAG ATTTGCCACGAACAAGTACAAGGAACCGTGCGTTACGAACGCGTCCAACACGTTCATGCACCTGACCAACTACTCGGTGAACAAGTACAGCCGGACGTTCTCGAACGACGATGAGGCCGGCTCGAAGCGACGCTTCTCCACGCTCAATCGCATCCTGACCTCGGAAGGCTACGACATTGCCGAGCTGTGGAGCAACATCGACGACGTGATCGTCAAAACGGTGATGAGCGCCTGGCCAATGCTGAAGCACACGTACACTGCCAGCTTTCCCACGCACGACATCATCCAGGCGTGCTTCGAGGTGCTCGGGTTCGACATCCTGATCGATCACAAGCTCAAACCGTACGTGCTGGAGGTGAACCATTCGCCATCGTTCCACACGGACGAGGCGATCGACAAGGAGATTAAGGAGGCCCTCATCACGGACACGTTCATCATGCTCAACCTAAACGGGGAGGTGAAAAAGCGGGTACTGGAGGAGGACAAACGGCGCATCCAGAACCGGCTGCTGCAACGGTTGCGCGATTATTCCAAGCAGACGGCTAGCAaggatcagcagcagcagcagcagcaacagcagggaCAGCAGGGCCAGCAGggagggcagcagcagcaggctcagcagcagcagcgcgacGCGAACGATCCGGACGACGATGGGTACGGCGAGGAGGGGATGGGCCCGTGGGCCGAACAGATCAACTGGGAGGAGACGCATCTGGGCGGGTATCGGCGGATCCTGCCCGCGCCCGGCGACCCCAACCGCTACCTGCAGTTCTTCATCGCCCAGAGCCAGGCGTCGGTGTACAACGAGACGGCGGCCAGCAAGCGCCGGGAGGAGTGTGCCAAGCAGCAGCGCATCGAGCTGGAGGAGCGCTTCCGCCTGAACCAGGCGATCCTGCACAAGCACAATCCGAAGCTGCAGAAGGGCGGCGGGCTGGGTGCGGGCGAGGATGCGGCCGGCGGGAATGGggcgggcggtggtggtgccggcGGGGTCGGGGCGGGCAAGAAGAAGCTCCGCAAGCGCAAGGTCGCGAAGGTGGCGAAAAAGCACGACGAGTTCATGCCGGACCAGATCGCGGACTACGAGGAGCGGGAACGGATGGCGCTGCTGGGGCAGCGCGATTTTCTCATACGCACCTGCGGGCTAGTACAGAGC ATATACATCAACTTTCACCGGAACAAGCTGCTCACGGATTCGGACCGACGCAAGTATAAGGAAACGTACGCGAAGCTGATCACCAACGAGCATCTGCCACAGTCCGAGTCGTCCCCACAGTCCAACCATACGTTTTCGACCATCCACAGTACCAGCACGGTGGCCGGTTCGACGTCAACCGGCGGTTACCATGGCTACGGTGGAGTGACAGCcggtagcaacaacaacaacagcaacaccacaACCTGCCTGCCCAGCCTTGGCActgcacagcaacaacagcagcagcagcagcactcgtccggctcctcctcctccacgaaccagctgcagaagctgcagatCAAAAGCTTGGTCGCGATCAACGACGTCACCTCGTGGATGCAGTGCACGGAGGTGCCGGTACAGAGCCGGCCACCGCTACCGTACCTGCTAGCGACGCAACCGACCAACTACCGCAGCACCAAGTCGACGATGGCCCGCCAGGTAACGAACGTGGTCAAGCGGCACAGCATGGAATCGCGCCAGTACTACACCTCGGACAAGCTCATCTAG